The following coding sequences lie in one Populus trichocarpa isolate Nisqually-1 chromosome 14, P.trichocarpa_v4.1, whole genome shotgun sequence genomic window:
- the LOC7497285 gene encoding zinc finger protein GAI-ASSOCIATED FACTOR 1: protein MVSFEQDKAEVLEGKRMVDVENSLRMKVSTASGEDTIVSSFGNQDMPLSVAVPQPKKKRNLPGMPDPDAEVVALSPKSLLATNRFVCEICNKGFQRDQNLQLHRRGHNLPWKLKQRTNKEPRKRVYVCPEPSCVHHNPVRALGDLTGIKKHFSRKHGEKKWKCERCSKKYAVQSDWKAHMKTCGTREYKCDCGTLFSRRDSLITHRAFCDALTEESARAQTLATTGNEGNGCNVKCVVASPPPPPLTPSTSVVSPGLSVQSSELAENPIGLSPPTPAAICLNASATSTSSTSSTSNVFASIFASSTASPAAIPQLASPSAFPMFCGLARSDCPPTMPTPRAMDPPSLSLSPSVYLSNTTSSLFPTDQDRRHYTPSPQPAMSATALLQKAAQMGATTSNPSFLRGLGFPPSTNQDGNGNQWDMKPENNTTFAAGLGLVLPTSDVMMDSSSLFGNKPTTLDLLGLGLDAASSALLNYNGTGGFNVGAAAAAAYGGGRRGNCEETWDGVPERKPNGSTATSL, encoded by the exons atggtaagTTTTGAACAGGACAAAGCTGAAGTTTTGGAAGGAAAGAGAATGGTGGATGTTGAGAATTCATTAAGAATGAAAGTATCTACAGCTTCAGGAGAGGACACAATTGTCTCTTCATTTGGTAACCAGGACATGCCACTCTCCGTTGCAGTGCCACAGCCAAAGAAGAAGCGAAATCTCCCTGGAATGCCAG aTCCAGATGCAGAAGTAGTTGCGTTATCACCAAAGTCTTTATTAGCTACAAACAGATTCGTGTGTGAGATCTGCAACAAGGGCTTTCAAAGAGACCAGAACCTGCAACTTCACAGACGAGGCCATAACTTACCATGGAAGCTAAAGCAACGAACCAACAAAGAGCCAAGGAAACGTGTCTATGTGTGTCCAGAGCCATCTTGTGTACATCACAACCCAGTTAGAGCTCTTGGGGACCTTACTGGCATTAAAAAACACTTCAGCAGGAAGCACGGTGAGAAAAAGTGGAAGTGTGAGAGATGTTCAAAGAAATATGCTGTTCAGTCTGATTGGAAAGCTCACATGAAAACTTGTGGCACTAGAGAGTATAAATGCGATTGTGGCACTTTGTTTTCAAG gAGGGATAGTCTTATAACACATAGGGCATTCTGTGATGCGTTAACGGAGGAGAGTGCAAGGGCGCAAACCCTAGCGACAACGGGGAATGAAGGGAATGGTTGTAACGTCAAGTGTGTGGTTGCTTCACCACCGCCTCCACCACTTACGCCGTCTACTAGCGTGGTGTCTCCGGGTTTGTCAGTTCAAAGCTCAG AATTAGCAGAAAATCCAATTGGACTTTCACCACCAACACCAGCAGCTATATGCCTGAATGCCTCAGCTACAAGCACAAGCTCTACTAGCTCAACCAGTAATGTATTTGCTAGTATATTTGCTTCTTCAACAGCATCACCGGCTGCTATCCCCCAACTAGCATCACCATCTGCGTTCCCAATGTTTTGTGGCTTAGCTCGCTCTGATTGTCCCCCTACTATGCCAACACCTAGAGCAATGGATCCCCCATCACTCTCTCTTTCACCATCTGTTTATCTCTCCAACACCACCTCCTCTCTCTTCCCCACAGACCAAGATCGTCGCCATTACACACCGTCTCCGCAACCGGCCATGTCTGCCACTGCATTGCTTCAAAAAGCAGCACAAATGGGTGCAACTACATCAAACCCATCATTTCTCCGTGGTTTAGGCTTTCCCCCGTCAACTAATCAAGACGGCAATGGCAATCAATGGGATATGAAGCCAGAGAACAATACTACTTTTGCCGCTGGGCTTGGACTTGTACTCCCCACTAGTGATGTTATGATGGATTCATCTTCGTTGTTCGGAAACAAGCCAACAACACTCGACCTTCTTGGGCTCGGCCTGGATGCTGCTAGTTCTGCTTTGCTAAACTACAATGGTACTGGTGGCTTTAATGTTGGAGCAGCAGCAGCCGCTGCATATGGTGGTGGAAGGAGAGGGAATTGTGAAGAAACATGGGATGGTGTTCCTGAGAGAAAACCTAATGGATCCACAGCAACCTCACTTTAG